A region from the Terriglobia bacterium genome encodes:
- the trxA gene encoding thioredoxin translates to MAENVLAVNDGNFEAEVIAASKTQPVVVDFWAEWCRPCKMLAPTVAEVAHDYAGKVKVTKLNVDEAMNSAGRFNIRGIPTLLVFKDGQVVDQIVGAVPKDQITKTLDRHLG, encoded by the coding sequence ATGGCAGAAAACGTTCTGGCAGTGAACGACGGAAATTTCGAAGCCGAGGTGATCGCGGCGAGCAAGACGCAGCCGGTGGTGGTGGACTTCTGGGCGGAATGGTGCCGGCCGTGCAAGATGCTGGCGCCCACGGTGGCGGAAGTGGCCCACGACTACGCGGGCAAGGTGAAGGTGACCAAGCTGAACGTGGACGAGGCGATGAATTCGGCGGGGCGCTTCAACATCCGCGGGATTCCGACGCTGCTGGTGTTCAAGGATGGGCAGGTGGTGGACCAGATTGTGGGCGCGGTGCCCAAGGATCAGATCACCAAGACGCTGGACCGGCATCTGGGGTAA
- a CDS encoding adenylosuccinate synthase — MKSVVVVGAQWGDEGKGKVVDYLAASFDYIARCAGGHNAGHTVIFDGQRFVLQLIPCGILRPQQQAVIGTGVVVDPGALVNEIETLAKAGIDVNGRLHVSNRAHLIFPYHRELDKAAETARGENKIGTTSRGIGPAYEDKMARRGLRVCDLLDAQLFREKAQRVIAEKNALAKGAYGVALNFSGAIEETLQMGEKIRGYITDTSALLNGALDSGKSVLFEGAQGTMLDIDHGTYPYVTSSNATSGGASTGLGVAPTKIKAVLNVSKAYTTRVGGGPFPTEMPDLDAKEVRDRGKEYGAVTGRPRRCGWLDLVVLRYAKMINGMDSLVITKLDVFDTQSEIQVCTGYKYKGTPLREMPASAEEFAHVTPEYKAMPGWRESTYGARDGGKLPKAALDYLQFIGEFLQVEIGMISTGPERDATIIPAGTLFASWL; from the coding sequence ATGAAATCGGTCGTGGTGGTAGGCGCGCAGTGGGGAGACGAGGGCAAAGGCAAGGTGGTGGACTACCTGGCCGCGTCGTTTGATTACATCGCGCGCTGCGCGGGCGGGCACAACGCCGGGCATACGGTCATTTTTGACGGGCAGCGCTTCGTGCTGCAATTGATTCCGTGCGGAATTTTGCGGCCACAGCAGCAGGCGGTGATCGGGACGGGTGTGGTGGTGGACCCGGGAGCGCTGGTGAATGAGATCGAGACGCTGGCGAAGGCCGGGATCGATGTGAACGGGCGGCTGCACGTGAGCAACCGCGCGCACCTGATTTTCCCGTATCACCGGGAGCTGGACAAAGCGGCGGAGACCGCGCGGGGCGAGAACAAGATCGGCACGACGTCGCGGGGGATTGGTCCGGCGTACGAGGACAAGATGGCGCGGCGCGGGCTGCGCGTGTGCGACCTGCTGGATGCGCAATTGTTCCGGGAGAAGGCGCAGCGGGTGATCGCGGAAAAGAACGCGCTGGCCAAGGGCGCTTACGGCGTGGCGCTGAATTTCAGCGGGGCTATCGAAGAGACGCTGCAGATGGGCGAGAAGATCCGCGGGTACATCACGGACACCTCGGCATTGCTGAACGGGGCGCTGGATTCCGGGAAGTCGGTGCTGTTCGAGGGCGCCCAGGGGACGATGCTGGACATCGATCACGGAACCTATCCGTACGTGACGTCGTCGAATGCGACGTCGGGCGGGGCCAGCACGGGGCTGGGTGTGGCGCCGACGAAGATCAAGGCGGTGCTGAACGTCTCGAAGGCCTATACGACGCGCGTGGGCGGCGGGCCGTTCCCCACGGAGATGCCGGACCTGGACGCGAAGGAAGTGCGGGACCGGGGCAAGGAGTACGGAGCGGTGACCGGGCGTCCGCGGCGCTGCGGGTGGCTGGACCTGGTGGTGCTGCGCTACGCGAAGATGATCAACGGGATGGATTCGCTGGTGATCACCAAGCTGGACGTTTTCGATACGCAAAGCGAGATTCAGGTGTGCACCGGGTACAAGTACAAGGGGACGCCGCTGCGGGAGATGCCGGCCTCGGCGGAGGAGTTCGCCCACGTGACGCCGGAATACAAGGCCATGCCCGGGTGGCGCGAGTCCACGTACGGCGCGCGCGACGGGGGAAAGCTGCCGAAGGCGGCCCTGGATTATCTGCAGTTCATCGGGGAGTTTCTGCAAGTGGAGATCGGGATGATCTCGACGGGGCCGGAGCGCGACGCGACCATCATTCCCGCCGGGACGCTGTTTGCCTCGTGGTTGTGA
- a CDS encoding DNA-3-methyladenine glycosylase I, with the protein MSVSEKPVIRCPWAKNALNIPYHDEEWGVPLHDDRALFEFLILEGAQAGLSWDTILRKRERYREVLDGFDAERVARYGKSKVQALLKDAGIIRNRMKIAAAIGNARAFLKVQEEFGTFDAYIWRFVGGRPKQNAWKTLQQVPAKTAESDALSKDLKKRGFAFVGSTICYAHMQATGMVNDHLVNCFRYREVSR; encoded by the coding sequence ATGAGTGTGTCCGAAAAGCCGGTGATTCGCTGTCCCTGGGCGAAGAATGCGCTGAACATTCCCTACCACGACGAAGAGTGGGGTGTGCCGCTGCACGACGACCGGGCACTGTTCGAGTTCCTCATCCTGGAGGGGGCGCAGGCGGGGCTGAGCTGGGACACGATCCTGCGCAAGCGCGAGCGCTACCGGGAAGTGCTTGACGGCTTCGATGCGGAGCGCGTGGCGCGGTACGGCAAGTCCAAGGTGCAGGCGCTGCTGAAGGACGCCGGGATCATCCGCAACCGCATGAAGATTGCGGCGGCGATCGGGAATGCGCGGGCGTTTTTGAAGGTGCAGGAGGAGTTTGGGACGTTTGACGCCTACATCTGGCGGTTTGTGGGCGGGCGGCCGAAGCAGAACGCGTGGAAGACGCTGCAGCAGGTGCCGGCGAAGACGGCGGAATCCGATGCGCTGAGCAAGGATCTGAAGAAGCGGGGGTTCGCGTTCGTGGGCTCAACGATCTGCTATGCGCACATGCAGGCGACGGGGATGGTGAACGACCACCTGGTGAATTGTTTCCGGTATCGGGAAGTTTCCCGGTAG
- a CDS encoding transcriptional regulator, giving the protein MTTELDEKTYGQLLRRTLPRVLHTDEECDRLTAELMRLDEREDLTPEEKELAELLTVLIDEYEARRYPIRKASPQQTLQHLMEARKLTQKDLWKIFGSKGITSEVFHGKRSISKAQAKRLAEFFHVGAELFI; this is encoded by the coding sequence ATGACGACAGAGCTGGACGAAAAAACTTATGGGCAACTGTTGCGGCGAACGCTTCCCCGCGTGCTCCATACGGATGAAGAATGCGATCGCCTGACCGCCGAACTGATGCGCCTCGACGAGCGTGAAGACCTTACACCAGAAGAAAAGGAGCTTGCCGAACTTCTGACCGTACTGATTGATGAGTATGAAGCGCGCCGCTATCCCATTCGGAAAGCCAGCCCACAGCAGACGCTTCAGCATTTAATGGAGGCCCGCAAGCTGACACAGAAGGATCTCTGGAAGATTTTCGGGTCGAAAGGAATTACCTCCGAGGTGTTTCACGGCAAGCGTTCCATTAGCAAAGCACAGGCGAAGAGACTGGCGGAGTTTTTTCACGTTGGCGCGGAGCTATTCATCTAA
- a CDS encoding class I SAM-dependent methyltransferase, which yields MATAEPATRKIKPPSHPPMLAGERGPQAMSRPGLHSTVMQILEPMPRGRILDCPAGEGALAERLVAAGFEVRSCDLYSELFRLDGVEIKRGDLSGTLPYASESFDYIASLDGLEHIDSPPNAFREYQRLLKPGGHLILSVPNIMNIEERLKWLLFGYTSHFKPLSDQSKTKINFDYAGKDEIAVHANPIGYNEIRYYLEKNGFAIQSVYRDRKKANQWLYWPIVAFIRLLAKLTPEARRKDRWTEELASDAVLLGGNTIIIHSIKQ from the coding sequence ATGGCGACAGCGGAACCGGCTACACGAAAGATAAAACCACCCTCGCACCCGCCGATGCTGGCTGGGGAGCGCGGCCCGCAGGCGATGTCGCGGCCGGGGCTGCACTCCACGGTGATGCAGATCCTGGAGCCGATGCCGCGGGGAAGAATCCTGGACTGCCCGGCGGGCGAAGGCGCGCTGGCGGAGCGCCTGGTGGCCGCGGGGTTTGAGGTGCGCAGCTGCGACCTCTATTCCGAGCTGTTCCGGCTGGACGGGGTGGAGATCAAGCGCGGGGACCTCTCGGGGACGCTGCCGTACGCCTCGGAATCGTTCGATTACATCGCCTCGCTGGACGGGCTGGAGCATATCGACTCGCCGCCGAACGCCTTCCGGGAATACCAGAGGCTGCTGAAGCCGGGCGGGCACCTGATCCTCAGCGTGCCGAACATCATGAATATCGAGGAGCGATTGAAGTGGCTGCTCTTCGGGTATACGTCGCATTTCAAGCCGCTCTCCGACCAGTCGAAGACGAAGATCAATTTTGACTATGCCGGGAAGGATGAAATCGCGGTGCACGCGAATCCCATCGGCTACAACGAGATCCGCTACTACCTGGAAAAGAACGGGTTTGCGATTCAGAGCGTCTACCGGGACCGCAAGAAGGCCAACCAGTGGCTGTACTGGCCGATCGTGGCGTTCATCCGTCTGCTGGCGAAGCTGACGCCGGAAGCGCGGCGCAAGGATCGCTGGACGGAAGAGCTGGCGTCCGATGCGGTGCTGCTCGGCGGGAACACAATTATTATCCACTCCATCAAGCAGTAG
- a CDS encoding DUF488 family protein, protein MPITIVRLGSPRKAKEGLRLGTVRRPPRGVPKSEYARRDFYDVWLPNLSPSPALMKAGQAAHDERSWSIFERKFRSEMNAPDAGKILDLLAALSHRTDFSVGCYCHDESRCHRLILRQLLAERGATFART, encoded by the coding sequence ATGCCCATCACTATCGTAAGACTTGGTTCCCCGAGAAAAGCAAAGGAAGGTTTGCGTCTAGGCACGGTTCGCAGACCCCCCAGAGGAGTTCCGAAGTCCGAATATGCCAGGAGGGATTTTTACGATGTTTGGTTGCCCAATCTTTCGCCCAGTCCAGCGCTCATGAAAGCAGGCCAGGCGGCGCACGACGAAAGATCGTGGTCTATTTTTGAGCGCAAGTTCCGGTCGGAAATGAATGCCCCTGACGCTGGAAAGATTCTCGATCTTTTGGCCGCGCTCTCCCATCGGACTGATTTTTCGGTGGGATGCTACTGCCACGACGAGAGCCGCTGCCACAGATTGATCTTGCGGCAGTTGCTTGCCGAACGCGGCGCCACCTTTGCCCGAACCTAA
- a CDS encoding type II toxin-antitoxin system HigB family toxin, whose protein sequence is MRIIKRGALEQFWQQHPDAKTSLESWYAVVRRANWKTPAELKQVYRNADLVGRRTVFNIAGNKYRLIARVNYQTQRVFVLYLLTHAEYDKGAWKQ, encoded by the coding sequence ATGCGCATCATAAAGCGCGGCGCTCTCGAACAATTCTGGCAACAGCACCCGGACGCGAAAACGAGCCTCGAATCTTGGTACGCGGTGGTGCGCAGGGCGAATTGGAAAACCCCTGCGGAATTGAAACAGGTGTACCGCAATGCCGATTTGGTCGGACGGAGAACGGTGTTCAACATCGCTGGCAACAAGTACCGCCTGATCGCACGCGTGAACTACCAAACCCAGCGAGTCTTCGTCCTGTACCTGTTGACGCACGCGGAATACGACAAAGGGGCTTGGAAACAATGA
- the glgA gene encoding glycogen synthase GlgA — MKILFVASEGLPYSKTGGLADVIEGLPKALGELRHEVAVVLPRYRGTKPGAALRSLTIPMGGQLRFPVIEDGGTQHGVRYFFVDDPAYFDRGHLYGEHGKDYPDNAERFAEFSRAAIEIVKQVWPADVVHCHDWQTALVPVLLRSQYAEDPQVKNLPVVFTVHNIGYQGQCGREAIQDAGIPESVYHPGGLEFYGKVNLLKGGLVYADYLTTVSRKYAEEIQTAEYGHGLDGVVRERRERLRGILNGADYGVWNPETDEHLAAKYSAQDLSGKQACKQELRKIFRLRAEDGERALIGMVSRFAGQKGFDLIAEQAQELMKEEVSVVALGTGEARYEKLFRELAKEFPGRFGVKIAYDNALAHKIEAGADIFLMPSHYEPCGLNQIYSLRYGTVPVVRATGGLDDTIEEFDLEHGTGTGFKFAEYTGAAMLECLRRALEAHADERIWRRIQLNGMARDFSWKASAAEYAKLYEAARRLRGSGQPARNQISSATSK, encoded by the coding sequence ATGAAAATTCTGTTTGTTGCCAGCGAAGGATTGCCGTATTCGAAGACCGGTGGGCTTGCCGACGTCATCGAAGGGCTGCCCAAGGCGCTGGGGGAGCTGAGGCACGAAGTGGCGGTGGTGCTGCCGCGCTACCGGGGAACGAAGCCGGGGGCGGCGCTGCGCAGCCTGACGATACCGATGGGCGGGCAACTGCGCTTTCCGGTGATTGAAGACGGCGGGACGCAGCACGGGGTGCGCTACTTTTTCGTGGACGATCCGGCGTACTTCGACCGCGGGCATCTGTACGGGGAGCACGGCAAGGATTATCCGGACAACGCGGAACGCTTCGCGGAATTCAGCCGGGCGGCGATCGAGATCGTGAAGCAGGTGTGGCCGGCGGATGTGGTGCACTGCCACGACTGGCAGACGGCGCTGGTGCCGGTGCTGCTGCGCTCGCAGTACGCGGAAGATCCGCAGGTGAAGAATCTGCCGGTGGTCTTCACGGTCCACAACATCGGGTATCAGGGGCAGTGCGGCCGGGAGGCGATCCAAGATGCGGGGATACCGGAAAGCGTGTATCACCCGGGAGGACTGGAGTTCTACGGCAAGGTGAATCTGCTGAAAGGCGGGCTGGTGTATGCGGATTACCTGACGACGGTGAGCCGGAAATACGCGGAGGAGATTCAGACGGCGGAATACGGGCACGGGCTGGACGGCGTGGTGCGGGAGCGGCGGGAGCGGCTGCGCGGGATACTGAACGGAGCGGACTATGGGGTGTGGAATCCGGAGACGGACGAGCACCTCGCGGCGAAATATTCGGCGCAGGACCTGAGCGGCAAGCAGGCGTGCAAGCAGGAGCTGCGGAAGATCTTCCGGCTGCGCGCGGAGGATGGGGAGCGGGCGCTGATCGGGATGGTGTCGCGCTTCGCGGGCCAGAAGGGCTTCGATCTGATCGCGGAGCAGGCGCAGGAATTGATGAAGGAAGAGGTGTCCGTGGTGGCGCTGGGGACGGGCGAGGCGCGCTACGAGAAGCTGTTCCGGGAGCTGGCGAAGGAGTTTCCGGGGCGGTTCGGGGTGAAGATCGCCTACGACAACGCGCTGGCGCACAAGATCGAGGCCGGGGCGGATATTTTCCTGATGCCGTCGCACTACGAGCCGTGCGGGCTGAACCAGATCTACAGCCTGCGCTACGGGACGGTGCCGGTAGTGCGCGCAACAGGCGGGCTGGATGATACCATTGAGGAGTTTGACCTGGAGCACGGGACGGGGACGGGGTTCAAGTTCGCGGAGTACACGGGAGCGGCGATGCTGGAGTGCCTGCGGCGCGCGCTGGAGGCGCACGCGGATGAGCGCATCTGGCGGCGCATCCAGCTGAACGGCATGGCCCGGGATTTTTCGTGGAAGGCCTCGGCCGCGGAATATGCGAAGCTGTACGAGGCGGCACGAAGGCTGCGCGGATCCGGACAGCCGGCACGAAACCAAATTTCATCGGCAACATCCAAGTAG